The window ACAATGCAAAAATTTATCCTTGTTTTTCAAACGAAAAAGCACTAAACCATCATAATTATCAAGCTCTTTTAAATGCCTAAATGTATCTTGCACTAAAAGCTCTTCTTCGCTCTCATCGCTAAAAGCGAATTTAAGCTTAAATTTATGAGCCAAAAAAGCACAAAAAAATAAGATATTTTCATAATCCTTATGCTCTTTTAAATTTATATCGATGATGAGAAATTCAGCCTCGTTTAAAAAGTCTAAAATTTCAGCAGCTTCTTCTTCGCCCAAACAACTCTCAGCACTCAAATACCCCTCATCAAGCATATCAAACTCATCACTACCAAGCCTTGCTAAAAGCGCTAAAACAAAGGCTGTGCTGGCAATCTCACATTTAAAAAATCGGGCTTTAAAATCACTATCATGCAAACAAGAAACATAGTAATTTTCGCTATTTTCAAGCTTTTTACATAAATTTGCATGTCTTTTACTCGCTAAATCCAAAAAACACAAAGCTTTTTTGCCGACTTCATAAACAACGCTTTTCATTAATTTTACCCTTATCAGTATGAGTGTGAATTTTTTATCAATTGTAGCGATTTTTAGCTTAAATTGAAGTTTTTATCATCAATTTTTATTTACAAAAACCCTAAAATCCCTCTTTGATAAGCATATAAAGCTCTTTAATCTCCTCATCATCAAAAACCGAGCAATTTTTATGCGTAAAAAAGTCCTTAAGTTTATTTTTATCAAAACTAAAACTCAAAGCATGGGCTTTGTGAGCTGGTAAAAAACCTCTTATGAGCGTTACTTCATCTTCATTTATCAGTTCATCACAAGCAAAACAATAAAAATCTTTATGAAGCCTGCCCTCAAATTCAAGCAAATTTGCATAAGCATCAACAATAACACGAAATGGATTTTGCCTTTCAAAACGTCTTGAGCTTTCATCAAGCAAATCAAAATAAAATGAATCAAGTGCTTCAATATCTTTTAAGTGTTTATAAAAAAGTCGTATAAATTCCTGCCAAATAAACATTTTATCGCGACTCATAATCCACTTAAAACCAAGATGAAGCGTATCTTTAAGGCGAGGTAAAAAGCTTGGATTTTCTTCTAATTCAAAATCTATCTTATAGCCACTTAAAATACTTGAATGTCTTAAACCATAAAAGCGATATGCCTTAATCACAGCCCTTTGACTTAACACATAAACGATTAAGTCTTCATCTTTTACGCGTTGGGTATGAAGGATAAAGCCTTGCATTATTACACACGAGTGATTTGTTTAAAAAGTTCATTTTTAAGCTCACTTAGCCCAAGACTTTGCAAGCTTGAAACCTTGATGATAAAACATTCTGGATTTTTAAGTGTTTTAAGATGAGCTTTTAGCTCATTAAAAGCGACTTCAAATTTTTCTTTTAACTCAGGCATAAGTTCTATACTATCACTTTTTGAGATCATAATGCCAAATTTTCTTTCATAAAGCTTTGATGAAAATTTTTCAAGCTCTTTGCTTAAAGCCTCAAACTGCTCTTTTAAACTTAACTCACGCAAAGGATCAAGCACAAAAAGCAAAAAAGAAGTGCGTTCTATATGCTTTAAAAACTCAAGTCCCAAGCCCCTGCCCTCACTTGCCCCTTCGATGATGCCGGGTATATCAGCCATAACAAAACTATCATATTCACCAACTTGAACCAAACCTAACTTTGGTGTGAGTGTGGTAAATTCATAATTTGCAATTTGTGGCTTTGCATTTGAGATCACGCTTATAAGTGTTGATTTGCCAACATTTGGAAAGCCCACAAGTCCAACATCAGCGATAAGCTTAAGTTCTAAACGCACCTTTAAGCTTTGCCCCTTAATACCAGCTTGAGCATAATCTGGACGTTGATTTGTCGCATTTTTAAAATGCGTATTGCCAAGCCCACCTTTACCACCTTTGAGTAATATTTTTTGCTCTAAGTGAGTTGTCATATCAAGTAAAACTTCTCCACTTTCATCATCGATAATTTGTGTGCCAGCAGGCACTGAGATCTCAAGATTTGCTCCACTTTTGCCATTGCGGTTGCGTTTATCGCCGTTTTGTCCATTTTGTGCGCTAAGTTCTTTTTTGCCCTTAAAATTAGCCAAGGTATGAGCGTTATTATTACACACGATAACCACATCGCCGCCCTTGCCACCATCACCGCCATCAGGACCGCCTAAGGGCACATGTTTTTCACGGCGAAAGCTTACCGCTCCTTTGCCACCATTTCCAGAGCTAAGGACTAATTTTACACTATCAATAAACATAGCAAAAGCCTTTAAATTTAAAAAAGAAGTTAATAAAAGAGTTTTTAGAGGATAAATCCTCTAAAAAATTAAGCAGGATATACAGAAACTTTTTTTCTATCTTTGTCTTTTCTTTCAAATTTCACAAAACCATCAATCAAAGCGAAGATAGTGTGATCTTTACCCATGCCTACATTGTTGCCAGCGTGAGTTGCTGTGCCTCTTTGGCGAATGATGATATTGCCAGCTCGGACAAATTCACCACCAAATTTTTTAACACCTAAACGACGACCTATGGAATCGCGGTTATTTTGAGTTGAGCCTTGACCTTTCTTGTGTGCCATATTTTACTCCTTAGCCTTTGATTTCTTTTACTCTAACGCGTGTGAATTGTCTTCTAAAGCCTCTTTTTATCTTTGAATCTTTTCTGCGTCTTTTTTTGTAAATCACGACTTTTTTGTCTTTGCCGTGATTAATCACTTCTAAAACAACTTTTGCACCAGCTAGCAAAGGCGCACCTACCTTGAGTTCTTTATCACTAAGTGCAAGCACTTCTGTGACTTCAATACTGCTTTTTTCTTCGGCTTCAAAACGATCAAGTTTTAGCTCATCGCCAACGCTTACTCGGTATTGCTTGCCGCTGTGTTTGATGATCGCATACATCAATACTTCTCCTTTTTCTTGGGTAAGTTAATGTTAAGCACCGAAAATTCGGATTTAAAAAGCTTAGACATTTCATAAAAAAGAACTAATTATACATTTTTTTGTTGAATTTTAGGTTAAAGATAAAAAATAAAATCTTTATTTTTAAAAAAAGAAGTGTTGAGTTTTTGCCACTTAAATGAGCTTATTTTAAGTTTTAAGCTCAAAATAATTATTTTTAACTTATAATCAAAATATATGTGAAAAAATACAATTAATCAATAATTGTTAAATATCAAATAAACTTAGTTTTGGAGTTACAAATGAGTTCGCAAATTCTTACGAGCTTTGTATCAAAAACACCGGTTTTTGACTATGAAGCATATCTTAAAAAAAATACACTTGATCCACAAGAGCATTCATTTAAGGTGCTTAATTTTACGACTTTTTATACAGAATCAAACGACGGCTTGTCTATCGAGCTTAAAAGCACGCAGCTTAATGTCTTTGAAAGCGATAGCTTTTTTATAAATGAAAAATTAAATATTTATCAAACCTATGAAATTGCAGTGATTCAAAAAGCTCCACCTCGTTTTGAGCTTGAGCTTAAATACGATGAGCAATTTATCAATATCCAAGCCATAATCAAGCAAGATACACACCTTGAGTATTATGATGAGTTATATGAGGATATTTTGCAAGAAATTTATCGTCAAATGATTGAACTTAACTTACTTATAGGTATTCGTGCTTTTGCACTGCATTCTTTGATTAAAGACTTTGTAGAGCAAGTAAGTATGGGAATTTGTATGATTAATGATGTTGTGATTGAAGTAGCAAGAGGTATTGAAAAGATTGATGATAAACCAGATGAGCTTATCATGCATTTTCGCCAAATTTTAGATGAGAAAAAAGCCCACTTTGAATCAGATTTTGAAAAAGGTGATTTAGCTGCAACCTTAAATAAAGGTGATTTGACACTTGAATACAAAAAAGTTCGCACAGGGATTGATGGTAAAAACATCAAAAATCATGTCATCAAACGCAAAGTCGAGCTAGCAAAATGTCGTCCAAAAATCAATGAGCAAAATTTCGAAGTAGAAGAAAATGATAAAATCATCAAATATTTTGCAAAAATCGATGGTTTTATGCAAAATAAAGACTTAAATTTTGATATTAGCAACGAAATCACTTCAGATAAAAAGCTTAGTCTAAAAAGTTCAGGCTCCGTAAAAGCAAGTGAAGGTGAAGAGGTTAATATCAACTTAACTATGGCAAATCGCTTTGATGATGGTATAGATTCAGGCATCACAGTAGAAGCTCAAATCATCAATCTTAACGGCTCAGTAGCCGAAAATGCTATAGTTAAAGCCAATAAAAGGCTTGATATCAAAGGACAAATCCACTCAAAAGCAAAAATTTATGCAAAACATGCAAGAATTTTTAATCTCAAAGGTTTTTTGCGTGCTGAAGTGGCGATAGTTGATACCTTAGAACGCGGTATTTTAGAAGCAAAAACAGCCTTTGTAAAAAATGCAATCAACGCAAAAATTTATGCTGAAAATGTCTATATTGAGAATCTCGCTAGCACAAATGAAATTCATTTCTTAAACAACTGCTTTATCAAAGAATGTTGCGGCGATACAAATAAATTTATCGTTGATGCCCTTGACTTTAAGCAGATTAATGATGCTTTAACAAGAGGAAAGCAAAAGCTTCAAGAACTAGAAGAGTGTGAAAAAATTTGTAAAAGCCTCCAAGAAAGTTATAAGCTTATCAGCCCAAATATGCAAAATATACTTTTATCTTACAAAGCTATGAAAGACGCTCACCAAGAGCCACCAAAAAGCTTTACAGATCAAATCATTCGTTTTAGAAATTTAGTCAATAAAATAAAAGAAGTCGAACAAAAACTTACAAATAAGCAAAAAGTAGAAAATGAAGTAAAAGAACAAATCAACAAAATAAACAATATCATCAATCAAGCAGAAGTCTTTAATCAAAGCGGTTTGTGGAGTAGAGATTATAATGAAATCCGCTTTGTTTTTACAGAAGGTGATGTTATCACAAGAGCTATTGATGCGCAAAGTGATTTATTTAAGATCGCTTTGCATGAGAAAAAAGTATGTTTTACTCATAAAAGCCAAGAAGAAAACAAAGAATTTGAGGCTTTAAAAGAGCTTGAAGCAGAGCTTATAAAAGAATTTGACTCATAAACTTTTGCAAATTTAATCATGCCTAAAAAGCTCTAATTCAAATGCCCCCCCCCCATGAGTTTCTTTAAAAAGATAATCAAGCTTTTCGCCTTTATAAAGAATTTCTCTTGGTGTATTTTTAGAAAGTTTGCGTTTTTTTAAAGCAAGTAAAGTGGGTAATTCTTTTTGTATCAGCATTTTTAAAGACATACCCATGCCATGTTTTAAGCTTTTGATAAAAGTCCCATCAACTTCGCTTTCATCTTTGATAATATGAAGCGAGCCTTTAAAATCAAGCTCTTTTAAAAGCTCAAACATTTGTTCTTTGTTTTGGGCTAAATCAAGTTCATCTTGTATGCTATGATAACTGATATAATAAGGCTTTGGATAGTTTGCTTGAGTGCGTAAATGGGCTTCATTAAAGATATCTCGTATATGATGATGATCGCTTGAAAAATAATATTTTGAATTTGTATCAAGCGAAAAAGGTGTCTTTGTAACACAGCACAACACAACATGCTCAAAAAATTCACCAGCTTGAAATTCACACTCTTTAATATAATCCACATCCCTTCCAAGCCCAAAAAGACGCATTTGTGGCTTTACATAGGCTGAATTTTCTAAAACACCATCGATAAGCCAAGGAGCAAATTTAGCCGCAAGCAAAGCAAGATACCCGCCATGAGATGAACCAAACATAATCGTTTTATAATCTTTTTCAAGTATAAAAGGTGGATTTTTCTTGATAAATTGTAAAACATTAAGTATATCCATGGCTTGTAAAACACCAAAATTTAAGTATTCGTTGCGAGCTGGCTGCACGCTAATGCTTATACCGATCCTTATGCCTTTTTTGTAAAAGCCTCTGTTTTGTCTTTCTTGTATAGCGTTATTGAGTATAGCGCAGGCTTGATATGTTTCTTGCTGACTAAGATCATGTGGTGGAAAAAAATTATCTGCAAAGTTGATATTAAGACCTTCGCCTACTCGTAGATAAATTTCCTTATCTTTTGCGTCCATAACAAAAGTCGCTCCATTTTGCGGACGAAGTCCTATATTGTTGTAACTTACTCGTATCACAGCGACTTGGTATTCTTTAACTAAAAATTCAGCCAAATGATCTTGATAGCTTTGATTGTTATCCTCGCCCAAACCAGCGATAAGAAAAAACAAAGCCTTAACCGGTTTTTCATCATCAAAATCAAGCTTAAACTCAAGCGGATTTTCTCTTTTTAACTCAAGCTCCTTATCCTCGCTTGCTGGTATGCTTAAAGTTTTGTTATTAAACATGCTTCTTCCTTAATCATAAAGCTAAATTGATAAAAAGTATATAATGATTATGCTTCATTTTGTTTGAATTTAAAACAATAAAAGCTTATTTTTGTGATAAAAGAGTATGATTTATGATAAAACAAGCTCGCCATAAAGGCGAACTTGTAAAAAATTTAAAAAAGTGGAGCGACTAAAAATCCTAGAGCTACACTTAAAGCGATAGCTAAGGTTCCTGGAACCAAGAAAGCATGGTTAAATACATATTTTCCTATCCTTGTTGAACCTGTATCGTCCATTTGCACCGCACCAAGTAAGGTTGGATAAGTAGGAAGCACAAAAAGAGCTGAAACTGCAGCAAAAGAAGCTACAAGTATGTATGAGTTTGCAGCAATGCTTCCATCGCTTGTTGCTGAGATGGAAAGAGCAGCAACTATAGTAGGCACGATAGCCTTAGCTGTAGCTGCTTGAGAGTATAAAAGCATACTTGCAAAGAAAAAGGCTACAGCCACAAGGAAAGGTAATTTTGTCGCTAAATCCCCAGCTATATCTTGAATTTGACCCTTATAGCCAGCCACAAAAGTATCTCCAAGCCAAGCTACACCAAGCACGCACACGCAAGCTACCATACCTGATTTAAACACGCTTTGTTCAAAAATCTTTGCGGTGTTGATTTTACAAAAGATCACAATTAAAGCCGCAATGCTTAGCATAAAGCTCATGATCGCACCATCTCTTGGCAAGCGCACAGGATCAATATAGCTTTTTACAAATTCAGCCAAAGCACTTAAAGAACTACCCTCAGCAATAAGCATATTCACATAATCAAGCATAGGCTTACGCACTACATCTGAAATCGTTGTTGCATAAAATACCACACAAAGCACTCCAAGCAAGAAAATAAGCACTGAAAGCTTGGCGCCTGGTTTTACTTCAGTATGAATTGCTCCTGTGCTTGCTTTGATAAGCCCATTTTTAAGTCTTTCTTGATACACTTCATCTTTGCTTAGATCAAGATCAGTGATTTTAGAAATGATAAAAGCTGTAAGCATACAACCCACAAAGGTTGTTGGTATCCAAATTCCTAAAAGCAAAGGATAGCTCCAGCCTAAAGGCTCTAAAACCCCTGTCATATATACAACAGCAGCTGAAACTGGGCTTGCTGTGATGGCGATTTGACTTGAAACAACAGCTATGCTTAGAGGAGCTGAAGGCTTGATGTTTTGCTCTTTTGCTACCTCAACGATAACTGGTATCATAGAAAAAGCTGTATGTCCTGTGCCCGCTAAAAGTGTCAAAACATAAGTCACGGTTGGAGCAAGATAGTTGATATACTTTGGATTTGAACGTAATATCTTTTCAGCTACTTGCACGAGATAATCAAGCCCACCAGCAAGCTGCATAGCTGAAATAGCTGCAATGACGCTCATAATGATTAAGATAACATCCCAAGGGATATTACCTACTTTCATACCAAGTATAAGCGTAAGCACGACTACGCCAAGCCCACCAGCAAAGCCTATGCCTATGCCTCCAAGGCGAACGCCTAAGAAAATGGCACCAAGTAAAACGATGATTTGAAGTATGAGTAAAATATCCATAACTTTCCCCTATTTTTTCGCTGTCATGTGAGGATTAAGCATATTTGCTGGAGTTAAAATTTCATCAAGCTTTTCTTTGCTTAAAAGTCCTCTTTCAAGGGCTAGATCAT is drawn from Campylobacter sp. MIT 12-8780 and contains these coding sequences:
- the rplU gene encoding 50S ribosomal protein L21, giving the protein MYAIIKHSGKQYRVSVGDELKLDRFEAEEKSSIEVTEVLALSDKELKVGAPLLAGAKVVLEVINHGKDKKVVIYKKRRRKDSKIKRGFRRQFTRVRVKEIKG
- a CDS encoding DUF2920 family protein → MFNNKTLSIPASEDKELELKRENPLEFKLDFDDEKPVKALFFLIAGLGEDNNQSYQDHLAEFLVKEYQVAVIRVSYNNIGLRPQNGATFVMDAKDKEIYLRVGEGLNINFADNFFPPHDLSQQETYQACAILNNAIQERQNRGFYKKGIRIGISISVQPARNEYLNFGVLQAMDILNVLQFIKKNPPFILEKDYKTIMFGSSHGGYLALLAAKFAPWLIDGVLENSAYVKPQMRLFGLGRDVDYIKECEFQAGEFFEHVVLCCVTKTPFSLDTNSKYYFSSDHHHIRDIFNEAHLRTQANYPKPYYISYHSIQDELDLAQNKEQMFELLKELDFKGSLHIIKDESEVDGTFIKSLKHGMGMSLKMLIQKELPTLLALKKRKLSKNTPREILYKGEKLDYLFKETHGGGAFELELFRHD
- a CDS encoding DUF342 domain-containing protein, which codes for MSSQILTSFVSKTPVFDYEAYLKKNTLDPQEHSFKVLNFTTFYTESNDGLSIELKSTQLNVFESDSFFINEKLNIYQTYEIAVIQKAPPRFELELKYDEQFINIQAIIKQDTHLEYYDELYEDILQEIYRQMIELNLLIGIRAFALHSLIKDFVEQVSMGICMINDVVIEVARGIEKIDDKPDELIMHFRQILDEKKAHFESDFEKGDLAATLNKGDLTLEYKKVRTGIDGKNIKNHVIKRKVELAKCRPKINEQNFEVEENDKIIKYFAKIDGFMQNKDLNFDISNEITSDKKLSLKSSGSVKASEGEEVNINLTMANRFDDGIDSGITVEAQIINLNGSVAENAIVKANKRLDIKGQIHSKAKIYAKHARIFNLKGFLRAEVAIVDTLERGILEAKTAFVKNAINAKIYAENVYIENLASTNEIHFLNNCFIKECCGDTNKFIVDALDFKQINDALTRGKQKLQELEECEKICKSLQESYKLISPNMQNILLSYKAMKDAHQEPPKSFTDQIIRFRNLVNKIKEVEQKLTNKQKVENEVKEQINKINNIINQAEVFNQSGLWSRDYNEIRFVFTEGDVITRAIDAQSDLFKIALHEKKVCFTHKSQEENKEFEALKELEAELIKEFDS
- the obgE gene encoding GTPase ObgE, which codes for MFIDSVKLVLSSGNGGKGAVSFRREKHVPLGGPDGGDGGKGGDVVIVCNNNAHTLANFKGKKELSAQNGQNGDKRNRNGKSGANLEISVPAGTQIIDDESGEVLLDMTTHLEQKILLKGGKGGLGNTHFKNATNQRPDYAQAGIKGQSLKVRLELKLIADVGLVGFPNVGKSTLISVISNAKPQIANYEFTTLTPKLGLVQVGEYDSFVMADIPGIIEGASEGRGLGLEFLKHIERTSFLLFVLDPLRELSLKEQFEALSKELEKFSSKLYERKFGIMISKSDSIELMPELKEKFEVAFNELKAHLKTLKNPECFIIKVSSLQSLGLSELKNELFKQITRV
- a CDS encoding anaerobic C4-dicarboxylate transporter; translated protein: MDILLILQIIVLLGAIFLGVRLGGIGIGFAGGLGVVVLTLILGMKVGNIPWDVILIIMSVIAAISAMQLAGGLDYLVQVAEKILRSNPKYINYLAPTVTYVLTLLAGTGHTAFSMIPVIVEVAKEQNIKPSAPLSIAVVSSQIAITASPVSAAVVYMTGVLEPLGWSYPLLLGIWIPTTFVGCMLTAFIISKITDLDLSKDEVYQERLKNGLIKASTGAIHTEVKPGAKLSVLIFLLGVLCVVFYATTISDVVRKPMLDYVNMLIAEGSSLSALAEFVKSYIDPVRLPRDGAIMSFMLSIAALIVIFCKINTAKIFEQSVFKSGMVACVCVLGVAWLGDTFVAGYKGQIQDIAGDLATKLPFLVAVAFFFASMLLYSQAATAKAIVPTIVAALSISATSDGSIAANSYILVASFAAVSALFVLPTYPTLLGAVQMDDTGSTRIGKYVFNHAFLVPGTLAIALSVALGFLVAPLF
- the recO gene encoding recombination protein RecO, encoding MQGFILHTQRVKDEDLIVYVLSQRAVIKAYRFYGLRHSSILSGYKIDFELEENPSFLPRLKDTLHLGFKWIMSRDKMFIWQEFIRLFYKHLKDIEALDSFYFDLLDESSRRFERQNPFRVIVDAYANLLEFEGRLHKDFYCFACDELINEDEVTLIRGFLPAHKAHALSFSFDKNKLKDFFTHKNCSVFDDEEIKELYMLIKEGF
- the rpmA gene encoding 50S ribosomal protein L27, with the translated sequence MAHKKGQGSTQNNRDSIGRRLGVKKFGGEFVRAGNIIIRQRGTATHAGNNVGMGKDHTIFALIDGFVKFERKDKDRKKVSVYPA